A single window of Pseudomonas benzenivorans DNA harbors:
- the purD gene encoding phosphoribosylamine--glycine ligase, with translation MNVLIIGSGGREHALAWKVAQDPRVAKVFVAPGNAGTALEAKCENVAIDVLALEQLADFAEKNVQLTIVGPEAPLVKGVVDLFRARSLDIFGPSAGAAQLEGSKAFTKDFLARHNIPTAAYQNFTEIEPALAYLQKVGAPIVIKADGLAAGKGVIVAMTLEEAEAAVRDMLAGNAFGDAGSRVVIEEFLDGEEASFIVMVDGENVLPMATSQDHKRVGDGDSGPNTGGMGAYSPAPVVTADVHQRVMDEVILPTVRGMAAEGNVYTGFLYAGLMIDKSGAPKVIEFNCRFGDPETQPIMVRLESSLVLLIEAALAKALDKVEATWDPRPTVGVVLAAGGYPGDYAKGAVIEGLDAAAELDGKVFHAGTALKDGQTVTAGGRVLCATAIGPSVAEAQQQAYRLAERIRWDGCFYRKDIGYRAIARERGED, from the coding sequence ATGAACGTACTGATCATCGGCAGCGGCGGCCGCGAACACGCCCTGGCCTGGAAAGTGGCGCAAGACCCGCGCGTCGCCAAGGTCTTCGTTGCCCCGGGCAACGCCGGCACCGCCCTCGAGGCCAAGTGCGAAAACGTCGCCATCGACGTGCTGGCCCTGGAGCAACTGGCCGACTTCGCCGAAAAGAACGTGCAGCTGACCATAGTCGGCCCGGAAGCACCGCTGGTGAAAGGCGTGGTCGACCTGTTCCGCGCCCGTAGCCTGGACATCTTCGGCCCCAGCGCCGGTGCGGCCCAGCTGGAAGGCTCCAAGGCCTTCACCAAGGACTTCCTCGCCCGCCACAACATTCCCACCGCGGCCTACCAGAACTTCACCGAGATCGAGCCGGCCCTGGCCTACCTGCAAAAGGTCGGCGCGCCGATCGTGATCAAGGCCGACGGCCTGGCCGCCGGCAAGGGCGTGATCGTCGCCATGACCCTGGAAGAAGCCGAAGCCGCGGTGCGTGACATGCTCGCCGGCAATGCCTTCGGTGACGCCGGCTCGCGGGTGGTCATCGAGGAGTTCCTCGATGGCGAGGAGGCCAGCTTCATCGTCATGGTCGATGGCGAGAACGTACTGCCGATGGCCACCAGCCAGGATCACAAGCGCGTCGGCGACGGCGACAGCGGCCCCAACACTGGCGGCATGGGCGCCTATTCACCAGCGCCGGTGGTGACCGCCGACGTGCACCAGCGGGTAATGGACGAGGTGATACTGCCGACGGTGCGCGGCATGGCCGCCGAGGGCAATGTCTACACCGGCTTCCTCTATGCCGGTCTGATGATCGACAAGAGCGGCGCGCCCAAGGTCATCGAGTTCAATTGCCGCTTCGGCGATCCGGAGACCCAGCCGATCATGGTGCGTCTGGAGTCGAGCCTGGTGCTGCTGATCGAGGCCGCCCTGGCCAAGGCTCTGGACAAGGTCGAAGCGACCTGGGATCCACGCCCCACGGTGGGCGTGGTCCTCGCCGCTGGCGGCTATCCGGGCGACTATGCCAAGGGCGCGGTCATCGAAGGCCTGGACGCCGCCGCCGAACTCGACGGCAAGGTGTTCCACGCTGGCACCGCGCTCAAGGACGGCCAGACCGTCACCGCCGGCGGCCGCGTGCTGTGCGCCACGGCCATCGGCCCGAGCGTGGCCGAGGCCCAGCAGCAGGCCTACCGCCTGGCCGAGCGAATCCGTTGGGACGGTTGCTTCTACCGCAAGGACATCGGTTACCGGGCCATCGCGCGCGAGCGCGGCGAGGACTGA
- the accC gene encoding acetyl-CoA carboxylase biotin carboxylase subunit produces the protein MLEKVLIANRGEIALRVLRACKEMGIKTVAVHSTADRELMHLALADESVCIGPAAGTHSYLNIPAIISAAEVTGATAIHPGYGFLAENADFAEQVENSGFAFVGPRAETIRLMGDKVSAKDAMIKSGVPVVPGSDGPLPEDEETALAIAREVGYPVIIKAAGGGGGRGMRVVHKEEDLIKSAKLTRSEAGAVFGNPMVYLEKFLGNPRHVEVQVLSDGQGNAIHLGDRDCSLQRRHQKVLEEAPAPFIDEQARAEVLDRCVAACIEIGYRGAGTFEFLYEDGKFYFIEMNTRVQVEHPVTEMVTGVDIVKEMLSIAAGNKLSIKQEDVVIRGHALECRINAEDPDNFMPCPGKVKHFHAPGGFGVRVDSHLYSGYTVPPNYDSLIGKLITYGASREEALARMRNALEEIVVDGIKTNIPLHRDLVIDKGFCQGGVNIHYLEKKLGMDKH, from the coding sequence ATGTTGGAAAAAGTCCTGATCGCCAACCGCGGCGAGATTGCCCTGCGCGTGTTGCGCGCCTGTAAGGAGATGGGCATCAAGACCGTGGCGGTGCACTCCACCGCCGACCGCGAATTGATGCACCTGGCCCTGGCCGACGAGTCGGTCTGCATCGGCCCGGCAGCCGGCACCCATTCGTACCTGAATATCCCGGCGATCATCAGCGCCGCGGAAGTGACGGGCGCCACCGCCATCCACCCCGGCTACGGCTTCCTCGCGGAAAACGCCGACTTCGCCGAGCAGGTGGAGAACTCCGGTTTCGCCTTCGTCGGCCCGCGCGCCGAGACCATCCGCCTGATGGGCGACAAGGTCTCGGCCAAGGATGCGATGATCAAGTCCGGCGTACCCGTGGTCCCCGGCTCCGACGGCCCGCTGCCGGAAGACGAGGAGACCGCCCTGGCGATCGCCCGCGAAGTCGGCTACCCGGTGATCATCAAGGCCGCCGGCGGCGGCGGTGGTCGCGGCATGCGCGTGGTGCACAAGGAAGAAGACCTGATCAAATCGGCCAAGCTGACCCGCAGCGAAGCCGGTGCGGTGTTCGGCAACCCGATGGTCTACCTGGAGAAGTTCCTCGGCAATCCACGTCACGTGGAAGTCCAGGTGCTGTCCGACGGCCAGGGCAACGCCATCCACCTGGGCGATCGTGACTGCTCGCTGCAGCGCCGCCATCAGAAGGTCCTGGAAGAAGCGCCCGCCCCATTCATCGATGAACAAGCGCGCGCCGAGGTGCTCGATCGCTGCGTAGCCGCCTGCATCGAGATCGGCTACCGCGGTGCCGGCACCTTCGAGTTCCTCTATGAAGACGGCAAGTTCTACTTCATCGAGATGAACACCCGGGTTCAGGTGGAGCACCCGGTCACCGAGATGGTCACCGGCGTCGATATCGTCAAGGAGATGCTCAGCATCGCCGCGGGCAACAAGCTGTCGATCAAGCAGGAAGACGTGGTGATCCGTGGCCACGCGCTGGAATGCCGGATCAACGCCGAAGACCCGGACAACTTCATGCCGTGCCCGGGCAAGGTCAAGCACTTCCATGCCCCTGGCGGCTTTGGCGTGCGGGTCGATTCGCACCTGTACAGCGGTTATACCGTGCCGCCGAACTACGACTCGCTGATCGGCAAGCTGATCACCTACGGTGCCAGCCGTGAAGAGGCGCTGGCGCGCATGCGCAACGCCTTGGAGGAGATCGTGGTCGACGGTATCAAGACCAACATCCCGCTGCACCGCGACCTGGTCATCGACAAGGGCTTCTGCCAAGGTGGCGTGAACATCCATTACCTGGAAAAGAAACTGGGTATGGACAAGCACTGA
- the fis gene encoding DNA-binding transcriptional regulator Fis has translation MTLMTENLVSGIAPVSDCTSLKQHLTTPSEEGQTLRGSVEKALHNYFAHLEGADVTDVYNLVLTEVEAPLLETVMNYVKGNQTKASELLGLNRGTLRKKLKQYDLL, from the coding sequence ATGACGTTGATGACCGAGAATTTAGTGAGTGGAATTGCACCCGTGAGTGACTGCACCAGTTTGAAACAGCACCTGACCACGCCGAGCGAAGAGGGCCAGACCCTACGCGGCAGTGTCGAGAAAGCGCTGCACAACTATTTCGCCCACCTGGAAGGCGCGGACGTCACCGACGTCTACAACCTGGTGCTGACCGAGGTGGAAGCACCGCTGCTGGAGACCGTGATGAACTACGTCAAGGGCAACCAGACCAAGGCCTCCGAGCTGCTCGGCCTGAACCGCGGCACCCTGCGCAAAAAACTCAAGCAGTACGACCTGCTCTAA
- the accB gene encoding acetyl-CoA carboxylase biotin carboxyl carrier protein — MDIRKVKKLIELLEESGIDELEIREGEESVRISRHSKQPAFMQQPVYAQAPAPAPAAAPAAPAAAEAAAPAAPKLNGTVVRSPMVGTFYRASSPTSGNFVEVGTSVKKGDILCIVEAMKMMNHIEAETSGVIESILGENGQPVEYDQPLFTIV, encoded by the coding sequence GTCAAAAAATTGATCGAGCTGCTGGAAGAGTCCGGCATCGACGAGCTGGAGATTCGCGAAGGCGAAGAGTCCGTGCGCATCAGCCGCCACAGCAAGCAGCCGGCCTTCATGCAGCAGCCGGTCTATGCCCAGGCCCCAGCCCCGGCACCGGCCGCTGCTCCGGCCGCGCCTGCCGCCGCTGAAGCCGCCGCCCCGGCCGCGCCCAAGCTGAACGGCACCGTGGTCCGCTCGCCGATGGTCGGCACCTTCTACCGCGCCTCCTCACCCACCTCGGGCAACTTCGTCGAAGTGGGTACGAGCGTGAAGAAAGGCGACATCCTCTGCATCGTCGAGGCGATGAAGATGATGAACCACATCGAGGCCGAGACCAGCGGCGTGATCGAATCCATCCTGGGCGAGAACGGCCAGCCGGTGGAATACGATCAGCCCCTGTTCACCATCGTTTGA
- the purH gene encoding bifunctional phosphoribosylaminoimidazolecarboxamide formyltransferase/IMP cyclohydrolase, whose translation MTDQTTRLPVRRALISVSDKTGVLDFARELSALGVEILSTGGTYKLLKDNGVAAVEVADYTGFPEMMDGRVKTLHPKIHGGILGRRALDGEVMAQHGIQPIDLVAVNLYPFEATVAKPDCALADAIENIDIGGPTMVRSAAKNHKDVAIVVNTGDYAAIVEALKAGGLSYAQRFDLALKAFEHTAAYDGMIANYLGTIDQAAETLSTESRGAFPRTFNSQFIKAQEMRYGENPHQSAAFYVEAKKGEASVSSAVQLQGKELSFNNVADTDAALECVKSFVKPACVIVKHANPCGVAVVPEDEGGIRKAYDLAYATDTESAFGGIIAFNRELDGETAQAIVERQFVEVIIAPKISQAARDVVAAKANVRLLECGEWPAERAPGWDFKRVNGGLLVQSRDIGMIAASDLKIVTQRAPSEQEIHDLIFAWKVAKFVKSNAIVYAKNRQTVGVGAGQMSRVNSARIAGIKAEHAGLPVPGAVMASDAFFPFRDGIDNAAKAGITAVIQPGGSMRDNEVIAAADEAGIAMVFTGMRHFRH comes from the coding sequence ATGACCGACCAGACCACCCGCCTTCCCGTCCGCCGCGCGCTGATCAGCGTCTCCGACAAGACCGGCGTCCTCGACTTCGCCCGCGAATTGTCCGCCCTCGGCGTGGAAATCCTCTCCACCGGTGGCACCTACAAGCTGCTCAAGGACAACGGCGTCGCCGCCGTGGAAGTGGCCGACTACACCGGCTTCCCGGAAATGATGGACGGCCGGGTGAAGACCCTGCACCCGAAGATCCATGGCGGCATTCTCGGGCGTCGCGCCCTCGACGGCGAGGTCATGGCCCAGCACGGCATCCAGCCAATCGACCTGGTCGCGGTCAACCTCTACCCCTTCGAAGCCACGGTGGCCAAGCCTGATTGCGCCCTGGCCGACGCCATCGAGAACATCGACATCGGCGGGCCGACCATGGTCCGTTCGGCGGCGAAGAACCACAAGGACGTCGCCATCGTGGTCAACACCGGCGACTACGCCGCCATCGTTGAAGCACTCAAGGCCGGCGGCCTGAGCTACGCCCAGCGCTTCGACCTGGCACTGAAAGCCTTCGAGCACACCGCCGCCTACGACGGCATGATCGCCAACTACCTGGGCACCATCGACCAGGCCGCCGAAACGCTCAGCACCGAAAGCCGCGGCGCCTTCCCGCGCACCTTCAACAGCCAGTTCATCAAGGCTCAGGAGATGCGTTACGGCGAGAACCCGCACCAGAGCGCAGCGTTCTACGTCGAGGCCAAGAAAGGCGAGGCCAGCGTCTCCAGCGCCGTACAGCTGCAAGGCAAGGAGCTGTCGTTCAACAACGTGGCCGACACCGACGCCGCCCTCGAGTGCGTCAAGAGCTTCGTCAAGCCGGCCTGCGTGATCGTCAAGCACGCCAACCCCTGCGGCGTCGCCGTGGTCCCCGAAGACGAAGGCGGCATCCGCAAGGCCTACGATCTGGCTTACGCCACCGATACGGAATCCGCCTTCGGCGGCATCATCGCCTTCAACCGCGAACTGGACGGCGAAACCGCACAGGCCATCGTCGAGCGCCAGTTCGTCGAGGTGATCATCGCCCCGAAAATCTCCCAGGCCGCCCGCGATGTCGTGGCCGCCAAGGCCAACGTGCGCCTGCTCGAGTGCGGTGAGTGGCCGGCCGAGCGTGCGCCGGGCTGGGACTTCAAACGGGTCAACGGTGGCCTGCTGGTGCAGAGCCGCGACATCGGCATGATTGCCGCCAGCGACCTGAAGATCGTCACCCAGCGCGCGCCCAGCGAGCAGGAAATCCATGACCTGATCTTCGCCTGGAAGGTGGCCAAGTTCGTCAAATCCAACGCCATCGTCTACGCCAAGAACCGCCAGACCGTGGGCGTCGGCGCCGGCCAGATGAGCCGGGTCAACTCCGCGCGCATCGCCGGGATCAAGGCCGAACACGCCGGTCTGCCGGTACCCGGCGCGGTGATGGCCTCCGACGCCTTCTTCCCCTTCCGCGACGGCATCGACAACGCGGCCAAGGCCGGCATCACCGCGGTGATCCAGCCCGGCGGCTCCATGCGCGACAACGAAGTGATCGCCGCCGCCGACGAGGCGGGGATTGCCATGGTGTTTACCGGCATGCGCCATTTCAGGCATTAA
- the prmA gene encoding 50S ribosomal protein L11 methyltransferase: protein MPWLQVRLAITPEQAETYEDALLEVGAVSVTFMDAEDQPIFEPDLGTTPLWSHTHLLALFEADTDADSLVAHLQLLTGGALPEYQLERIEDQDWERSWMDNFQPMRFGRRLWIVPSWHAAPEPQAVNLLLDPGLAFGTGTHPTTALCLEWLDAQALDGCTVLDFGCGSGILAIAALLLGAPQAVGTDIDPQALEASRDNAGRNGIAAERFALYLPADLPPQPVEVVVANILAGPLVSLAPQIASLVKPGGRLALSGILAEQAEEVRAAYSDSFALDPTASKDGWVRISGVRR from the coding sequence ATGCCCTGGTTGCAAGTCCGTCTCGCCATCACCCCGGAACAGGCGGAAACCTACGAGGACGCCCTGCTCGAAGTCGGCGCCGTATCGGTCACCTTCATGGACGCCGAAGACCAACCGATCTTCGAACCGGACCTGGGCACCACCCCGCTGTGGTCGCACACCCATTTGCTGGCGCTGTTCGAGGCCGACACCGACGCCGACAGCCTGGTCGCCCACCTGCAGCTGCTGACGGGCGGCGCCCTGCCCGAGTACCAGCTGGAACGCATCGAGGACCAGGACTGGGAGCGCAGCTGGATGGACAACTTCCAGCCGATGCGCTTCGGCCGTCGTCTGTGGATAGTGCCGAGCTGGCACGCGGCGCCGGAACCGCAGGCGGTCAACCTGCTCCTCGACCCCGGCCTGGCGTTCGGCACCGGCACCCACCCGACCACCGCGCTATGCCTGGAGTGGCTGGATGCCCAGGCGCTGGACGGCTGCACCGTGCTCGATTTCGGCTGCGGCTCGGGCATCCTGGCCATCGCCGCGCTGCTGCTCGGTGCGCCACAGGCGGTGGGCACCGACATCGACCCCCAGGCCCTGGAGGCCTCGCGCGACAACGCCGGGCGCAATGGCATCGCCGCCGAGCGGTTTGCCCTCTACCTGCCCGCCGACCTGCCGCCGCAGCCGGTGGAGGTGGTGGTGGCCAACATCCTCGCCGGCCCCCTGGTGTCCCTGGCCCCGCAGATCGCCAGCCTGGTCAAGCCCGGCGGCCGCCTTGCGCTGTCCGGCATCCTCGCCGAGCAGGCCGAGGAAGTCCGCGCCGCTTACAGCGACAGCTTCGCCCTGGACCCGACCGCGAGCAAGGACGGCTGGGTGCGCATCAGCGGCGTGCGTCGCTGA
- the dusB gene encoding tRNA dihydrouridine synthase DusB: protein MSALCIGPYKLPNQLILAPMAGVTDRPFRQLCRRLGAGLVVSEMVTSDVRLWNTRKSSLRLLHAGDPEPRSVQIAGGDPQMLAEAARRNVELGAQIIDINMGCPAKKVCNKAAGSALLKDQQLVREILDAVVAAVDVPVTLKIRTGWDRQNKNGVEVAKIAEQAGIKALAVHGRTRADLYTGDAEYDTIAAIKQAVSIPVFANGDIDSPEKAKAVLAATGADALLIGRAAQGRPWIFREIEHYLRTGEKLPAPDLLEQERILLEHLTALHVFYGDVMGVRIARKHVGWYLATLPGAREFRAQFNRLDSTDAQRTEIRLFFGDRRNDGEGVAA from the coding sequence ATGTCGGCGTTATGCATCGGCCCCTACAAGTTGCCCAATCAGCTGATTCTCGCGCCCATGGCCGGAGTCACCGACCGCCCCTTTCGCCAGCTGTGCCGGCGACTGGGTGCGGGTCTGGTCGTCTCGGAGATGGTCACCAGCGACGTGCGCCTGTGGAACACCCGCAAGTCCAGCCTGCGCCTGCTGCACGCCGGCGATCCGGAGCCGCGCTCGGTGCAGATCGCCGGCGGCGACCCGCAGATGCTCGCCGAGGCGGCCCGGCGCAACGTCGAACTGGGCGCCCAGATCATCGACATCAACATGGGCTGCCCGGCCAAGAAGGTCTGCAACAAGGCCGCCGGCTCCGCCCTGCTGAAGGACCAGCAGCTGGTGCGTGAAATACTGGATGCGGTGGTCGCCGCGGTGGACGTGCCGGTGACCCTGAAGATCCGCACCGGCTGGGACCGGCAGAACAAGAACGGCGTCGAGGTGGCGAAGATCGCGGAACAGGCCGGGATCAAAGCGCTGGCCGTGCATGGCCGCACCCGCGCCGACCTCTACACCGGCGATGCCGAATACGACACCATCGCCGCGATCAAGCAGGCGGTATCGATCCCGGTGTTCGCCAACGGCGACATCGACTCACCGGAAAAAGCCAAGGCCGTGCTCGCCGCCACCGGCGCCGACGCCCTGCTGATCGGACGGGCGGCCCAGGGCCGGCCGTGGATCTTTCGCGAGATAGAGCACTACCTGCGCACCGGCGAGAAGCTCCCGGCGCCGGACCTGCTCGAACAGGAACGGATCCTGCTTGAGCACCTGACCGCGCTGCACGTCTTCTATGGCGATGTAATGGGCGTGCGCATCGCCCGCAAGCATGTCGGCTGGTACCTCGCAACCCTGCCGGGCGCCAGGGAGTTCCGCGCCCAGTTCAACCGTCTGGACAGTACGGACGCGCAGCGCACGGAGATTCGCCTGTTTTTCGGCGACCGGCGAAACGATGGAGAGGGGGTGGCCGCATGA
- a CDS encoding DUF3426 domain-containing protein — protein MSESFITQCPHCHTSFRVNQTQLGAAHGVVRCGACLHVFNAAQQLREQGHALPGDAPAKPPAASPASPAKPPAPPSAPARPPAGDAVAGKAPGSETLWIHDDLDLDSLDLDEELAKLEEQEQQLSRQFMALEQPPRYAEAFRPLSDDTAEHADEQWAEALLRDEAPKAPLSLSPGAAEETPTEPPAASQAPSPPAPRNEPRFDLSEADMADALPLEDELRLSTTPDEPVPELDEPFIEPARRDDRNEPELRDEHLFELDDEPLQLDWQPPRKPWARWLGWGLLNLVAAGALASQYLIYHFDELARQDAYRPWFEQLCPSIGCMLPSKVDIEQIKSSNLVVRSHPEFSGALVVDAILYNRAPFAQPFPLLEMRFADINGQLLASRRFKPSEYLAGELAGQAEMPPQTPIHVSLDILDPGAQAVNYSLSFHSPE, from the coding sequence ATGAGCGAAAGCTTCATCACCCAGTGCCCCCACTGCCATACCAGCTTTCGGGTCAACCAGACCCAGCTGGGCGCCGCCCACGGGGTGGTCCGCTGCGGGGCCTGCCTGCACGTCTTCAATGCCGCCCAGCAGCTGCGCGAGCAGGGCCACGCGCTGCCCGGCGACGCCCCGGCCAAGCCGCCAGCCGCCAGCCCTGCAAGCCCAGCCAAGCCGCCTGCGCCGCCGAGCGCGCCAGCGCGACCGCCCGCCGGCGACGCCGTTGCGGGCAAAGCCCCCGGCAGCGAAACCCTGTGGATTCACGACGACCTCGACCTGGACAGCCTCGACCTCGATGAGGAGCTGGCGAAACTGGAAGAGCAGGAGCAGCAACTCTCCCGGCAGTTCATGGCGCTCGAGCAGCCGCCCCGCTATGCCGAAGCCTTCCGCCCGCTGAGCGACGACACCGCCGAGCACGCCGACGAACAATGGGCCGAGGCACTGCTGCGTGACGAAGCCCCCAAGGCCCCGCTCAGCCTGAGCCCGGGCGCTGCCGAGGAAACGCCGACGGAGCCGCCAGCCGCCAGCCAGGCGCCATCTCCCCCAGCGCCGCGCAACGAACCTCGCTTTGACTTGAGCGAGGCCGACATGGCTGACGCCCTGCCGCTCGAAGACGAATTGCGCCTGAGTACGACGCCTGACGAGCCCGTGCCGGAGCTGGACGAGCCCTTCATCGAGCCCGCCCGCAGGGACGACCGCAACGAGCCCGAGTTGCGCGACGAGCACCTGTTCGAGCTCGACGACGAGCCCCTGCAACTGGACTGGCAGCCACCACGCAAACCCTGGGCCCGCTGGCTCGGCTGGGGCCTGCTCAACCTGGTCGCAGCCGGCGCCCTGGCCAGCCAGTACCTGATCTATCACTTCGACGAACTGGCGCGCCAAGACGCGTATCGCCCTTGGTTCGAGCAGCTGTGCCCGAGCATCGGCTGCATGCTGCCGTCCAAGGTCGATATCGAACAGATCAAGAGCAGCAACCTGGTGGTACGCAGCCACCCCGAGTTCAGCGGCGCCCTGGTGGTCGACGCGATTCTCTACAATCGCGCGCCGTTCGCCCAACCCTTCCCGCTACTGGAAATGCGCTTTGCCGACATCAACGGCCAACTGCTCGCCAGCCGCCGCTTCAAACCCAGCGAATACCTCGCTGGAGAACTCGCCGGTCAGGCGGAGATGCCGCCGCAGACACCGATCCATGTGTCCCTGGATATTCTCGACCCAGGCGCCCAGGCGGTGAACTACAGTCTCAGTTTCCACTCTCCGGAGTGA